Part of the Pseudomonas sp. ADAK13 genome is shown below.
TCGCAACAGGGCAAGTGCAGGAGGCCGGTCATGTTTTTCGATAATGTGGTATTTGCCGGAGTGCTGACGGTTGGCCTCATGGTGATGTTCTTTGTTGGGTTTGGAATTTTTATCTGGAAAGACGCTAACAAGCGTAAGAAGCCTTAGGTCTTTTCGGGATACATGAGCACGCAAGGCATTTTGGGCGACTTCGGTCGCCTTTTTTTTGTTTTGTTTTTATTGGGGTGAGTACATATCCGTTGCTGCGGTAATGGCTGCTTAGGGTTTCGCTCTTACAGCGACTCACTTTGGAAAAGCCCCAAAGTAAGCAAAAGGCTCTGCCCCGCCTGTCGGCACCTCGCTAAAGCTCGGTGTTCCCTCACTCCGGAATTGCTCCGCGGGCCGCCGCGACGGGGCGTCCCTGCCCCGTCGCGGCTAAACCGGCGTCCTGCCGGTTTACCCGCTCCTCAATCCCTGCGTTCGGCCTCGGGCTTATTGGGGCAGTCAGATCAAGATCAAAAGCAAGAGCACAGCGGCCTACAGGCCGGCTTGAGTGGTAGAAGCCAGAGCAAAAGCCAAAGCGAAAACAGAGCTGCTTTTCTGTAGGAGCCGGCTTGCCGGCGAAAAACGTGAGGTCGCCGCGTTCATTCAGGACGCCAGCGTCATCGTTAACGACCATCGCCGGCAAGCCAGCTCCTACAGGGGATCGTGCCCGCTTTAGATTTTGATCTTGCCTTTGCTTCACACCACTCAAGCCGGCCTGTAGGCCGCTGTGCTGTTGATCTGCTTTTGATCTTGATCTTAGGCGCCCCGTTAAACCACGCTGGCCGAACGCAGGTAGTACGGAGCGGGTAAACCGGCAGGACGCCGGTTTAGCCGCGACGGGGCAGGGACGCCCCGTCGCGGCGGCCCGCGTAGTAATGCCGGAGTGAGGGAACACCGAGCCTAGGCGAGGTGCCGAGTGGTGGGGCAAGAGCGTTTTGCTTACTTTTGCGCTGTTCAAAAGTGAGCCGCTGTAAGAGCGGAACCCATATCAGCCATCACCCAAAAAACGGATATACACCCAAACCCCAGCCATAAAAAAAGGCGCAACCCTCACAGGTCGCACCTTCTTCACAAGCATCAGAACTGTCAGCTACCCAAAGCCTTGGACGCCAACCAGAACAACCCGGCCGAAAGGCCCACAGTCGCCGGCAACGTCAACACCCAAGCCATCAGAATGGTCTTGACGGTGCCACCTTGCAGGCCGCTCTTGTTAGCCACCATGGTCCCCGCCACACCCGACGACAACACATGGGTCGTGGAAACCGGCAGGCTGAAGATGTTAGCCAGGCCAATCATGCTGGCCGTGGTGATCTGCGCCGACATGCCCTGGGCATAGGTCATGCCTTGCTTGCCGATCTTCTCGCCAATGGTCAACACCACACGCTTCCAGCCCACCATAGTGCCCAGGCCCAAGGCCAACGCTACGGCCAGGATCACCCAGAACGGTGCGTATTCGGTAGTCGCCGTCAGGTCCTTGCGCAATTTGTCCAGGTCTGACTTCTCACGCGCATCCAGGCCAGGCAACTTGCCCACTTTCTTCGCGGTGTCGTCCAGGCACAACAGGTAGCGGCGCACTTCAATCCGGTGCTCGGCGGTCAGTGAATGGTAGTCAGAGACACCTTTCAATGTACCCAGCAGGGCGTTGATGGTCGGTTCAGTCTGCTGCGGATTGCACTGGAACTTGCCCGGCAGGTCGTCTTTCACGCTTTTGCCCAAGGCGAGGAACTCTCCGAGGGTCTCTTGATTGCGCTGGTAGAACTGATTCAGGTGCAGCGTGGCGTCGCGGGTACGCTCGATCTGGTAGGTGGTGCTGCCCAGGTCCAGTACGAACTGCGCCGGCACAATACCAATCAACACCAGCATGATCAGGCCGATGCCTTTCTGCCCGTCGTTGGAACCGTGCACAAAGCTCACGGCCATGGCCGAAATCACCAGTACCAGGCGGTTCCAGAACGGTGGGTGCTTTTTGTCGTCGAGCTTGCGGCGCTGGTCCGGCGTCTTGTGCATTTTCGACAGCGGGCGCCACCATTTCAGGCCCAGCAGCACCAGGGCTGCCACCACGAAACCGGCCATGGGCGAGAACACCAGCGAAGCGCCGATATCGATCGCTTTCTGCCAGTTCACGCCGTCAGCCAGGGGAATGTCGTTGATCAGGGCGTTGGCCAGGCCGACACCGAGGATCGAACCGATCAGGGTGTGGGAGCTGGACGCCGGGATCCCGAAATACCAGGTGCCGAGGTTCCAGGTGATCGCCGCTGCCAATAATGAGAAGACCATGGCCAGACCGTGGCCGGTGTTCACATTGATCAGCAGCTCCACCGGCAGCAAGTGCACGATGGCATACGCAACACCGACACCACCGAGCAACACGCCGAGGAAGTTGAATACCCCGGAGAAGAACACGGCCAGATGCGGAGGCATGGCTTTGGTATAGATGACTGTGGCAACCGCGTTAGCGGTGTCATGAAAGCCATTGATGAACTCGAAGGCGAGGACAAAGGCCAGGGCGAGCAACAGGCTCACGAGAACCCAAGCATCCAGTCCGCTGAATAAATCGATCATGAAGGTTTTCTGACCCGGTCGTAAGGGGGCGCGATTATGCCAGAAAACATCGGTAATCAATGCACTAGCTGCTCATCGGTAACATTCTTCAACGAAAAAAAAAGCGGGGCAGGGGCGCATCCCGGTGTTTTCGGGGATCTGGCAAGTGTTTGATTTATAAGGGAGATAGCGAAAATAGACGGGTTAAACCGTCGAAAGGGAATATCTGAAACAATTGTATGAAATTTCGCTAAGACGGCATGAAGGGGCCTCCCTCCGCCAGTGCGGTACTGGCAGAGAGATGGCACCTTGGGACGCTCAACCCGAATCGCTTATGGCTCTTCGGCTTTGAGGTCCTGTTCAATCTTTTGGATTTCCTGGGCA
Proteins encoded:
- the ccoM gene encoding cytochrome c oxidase subunit CcoM, whose product is MFFDNVVFAGVLTVGLMVMFFVGFGIFIWKDANKRKKP
- a CDS encoding inorganic phosphate transporter, with product MIDLFSGLDAWVLVSLLLALAFVLAFEFINGFHDTANAVATVIYTKAMPPHLAVFFSGVFNFLGVLLGGVGVAYAIVHLLPVELLINVNTGHGLAMVFSLLAAAITWNLGTWYFGIPASSSHTLIGSILGVGLANALINDIPLADGVNWQKAIDIGASLVFSPMAGFVVAALVLLGLKWWRPLSKMHKTPDQRRKLDDKKHPPFWNRLVLVISAMAVSFVHGSNDGQKGIGLIMLVLIGIVPAQFVLDLGSTTYQIERTRDATLHLNQFYQRNQETLGEFLALGKSVKDDLPGKFQCNPQQTEPTINALLGTLKGVSDYHSLTAEHRIEVRRYLLCLDDTAKKVGKLPGLDAREKSDLDKLRKDLTATTEYAPFWVILAVALALGLGTMVGWKRVVLTIGEKIGKQGMTYAQGMSAQITTASMIGLANIFSLPVSTTHVLSSGVAGTMVANKSGLQGGTVKTILMAWVLTLPATVGLSAGLFWLASKALGS